The Mytilus galloprovincialis chromosome 11, xbMytGall1.hap1.1, whole genome shotgun sequence genome contains the following window.
caaaaactacatgtcttagactgagtattacaaattcaaatcttgtaaaagatacaagttactgtccgatttaGTCATAACCTCCAATgacacttttattttgaaaccaaatgccgttatttaatgatatttcatcaattaaaaaagtgacaacataggtgtttcctttaacattcaatctataaatttttattttgccattttttttttgcatgccgaatcgatgtgcacgcaactgcctgttagcgtatagggagctacgcgcctgaaaTGCTACAttacaatacaccttattgcaATTAGTCCACCATTATTGACATCACACAGGTTTCAGTAGAAttgtgacgtcataatacaaaatacctgactccacaatggaaaagtgattgttgtatgacgtcaatagttcaagcggCACATACTTTCGGGTCAGCCGGACATGATGTAAAATGATGTACAATGTACCAGTAGTTCACAAGAAACTTTTACCCAGACATATAATTCTGCATCTGAGTCCACCAGCCTTTGCATTAAGTAATCGTTCCATAAGACACTTATAGCCAGAATGCTATATGTTAGGTGAAAAACCAATAAATTATGGATACAAGTTAAATCAGCACCTAAAGAAAAAGTCAAATctgcacctggttaaatcggcatcttGTCAAATCGGAATCCCATAATAATGAACAACTGATGGCACTTCCCTTCTTGCCACCAGAGCACATCACTGTAACTTTCCTCCAGTTAGATGCCAGAGCACCAAAGGCCAGAGCACCACAGGCCATAGTTCCCGTAATGAACTATGTTTACTCCACCTGGATAGACAGCACCATCTTCCAGATCCACCATTGGAGTGTATTCATGTCAGCCATCAGAACCAACAATGATGTTGAAGGGTGGCACAACCGCTTTTACACCAATGTTGCTACCAGAGGACCTGTACTGTTCTACCAGATGGTCACTGAACTTTTTGCAGAGGCAGGTGACATCCCCCTTCAACTGAAACTTGTCACTGAGGGTAAACTACAGCACTACCAATGCAAGAAGAGTCAACAAGTGCAAGGCTTTCAGCCTGTATATGTAGATGGCAATAGCTTTTTGTTTTAACCTGTTATGAAccttttcaaggtgttgttaactgttttctGAGATCCATTTAAGCTGATAACTGTTTTCAACtcactttgttaactgttatcagcatttttgtcaactgtttttgccaaaaacgAGGTGTTAAGGACCCCTTATTGCCCCCCCTTCCATTTTTGTATATGGAATGACTATTGTGAACGTACAACACCCAGAAAGCAACCGTCTACACGAATGTGCTGCCATTTATGGTCCACCGGCAAAGTAACAGTCTCATTTATTGACATAGTGCTTGCTATAATATGTAACGTTTAAATGTTTGTCTTTGATATAAATTGATACTGCTGTAACATAATTTAGATAACACCTTCATTTTaatgaggccaaataaaaaagtatgtgtggttccagttacatttgaaaaaaagttagggtaggtaggtagggaattgtttttattttatgtttttgtattacattgagtctatgggagcaacattctgactttaacagtgcttaatgaaaaatgacaataaaatctttagggtaggctatttttaagccgaaaaagtagggacggtagggttactggaaccacacatatatttttatttggcctgaaAAAAATAGGCATATTCCACATATTTTACATGGGCGTCGAAATGACTACATTAGGTGCCGATTTTACCAGGTGCTGATTTGaccaggtgctgatttgactAGAATTCTAAATTATGAAAGTACAAAATGTAACAATACAGTTATGTTTCAACTTATAGCCATTGACATGTACATAAGCTTATTCTTTTTAGGATTCCGTGTCTAGAAGACACCTAGGGAGTAATTACACATGCTTTaagtatattaatatatatatatttttgaatatttgaaaaaaataaaagtagtttGTACATGTGTAGCTGTGACTGTGACaagtttttttaccattttttttatgctgttagttttttgttttgatatacAGGAATGTCGTCTTAAAACTtgatgtgttgttttattttcactgTGCCTGATGTATCTCTCGACCATTTCAATTTAAATCTTGACAAACCAAAACATTGTTGAcgctttttttcttcttctggtTTAAAAGTGTGTAACTGGGATCCAGTTTTTAAAAGTACTATCTAAAACAAGTCATGTTTTAACCGCAACAATACGGATTTCTTCTATTTTCTGTACCTCCCACATGTCAAAAGTGAtaaaaccagtggcggatccaggggggggggggttccgggggttggaacccccctttttttggccgatcaatgcatttgaatgggagcatatagttgcaatcccccctttactctgggttaggacccccccctttttttaaaatggctggatccgccactgaaaaccGTAGATCCGAGGAAAAAAGTAAAGATCTTGATTACAcacaaacttttcaaaatttcaagaaattcaTAAAACATGTACAGAGTCAATATTATagattatatattattttatttagtacgaaaaaaattgcaaaaaagattGCACTGCAAAGTCATGCTTCTGATCACGTGCTTAAAGCGCGCGACGAATGAATGAAGTTCACATTTAATGGTAAACAAAGACacgtttttttgttcatttactaTCATTTATTTGTAATCGTATTTGTCATCATCATATCATTTAACACAGCTTCTCTTTCATTAACAGatgcaaaatattgaaatagCAACATTGGTAAAAAGTTCCATACACACCACATGCGACATGAAGCTGACAAGCTGCTGATGGAGGGATGCTGCATGCTGGGACGTTGATTTCATCATCACCTGATCACAGGATTGTTTGAAAGTTCTGAAGGATGTAAGTTGTCGGTTACACCAAAGCGCATCATCTTTAataattaaattccaaaaaagttacttaaacctgggaacagtatatttaTATGTTCCTGCTAAAacctaaacaaaaaaaaatggaaaaaaacatatatagccttataggaaataaaaatttataagacCTAGTGCAAATAATTATTATGTCATGAAAggctaatatgaggcaggcattacctgtaaacatggtaaatgggGACAAagtttgtatgaattatttttttgtaacaaatatttgttaaaaaaaaagaaacggaaatactgtaacattctgattttggttctgttgttagggattttagttgtgacgttatttaagttatgacatcATATGCATTGTAAACAAAGCAATGCTATCATCAggtttttcatatcaaggaattattaaaaatgaaattgagtattgcgttccttcctattctatactagactgataaatatatattttactcaaagtttcatacaaacgagaccggaaaaggGAAGTATATTGTAGATTTCTGTGCAGATGCTTGAATTCAaaacttgatataaaaaaattgaatgattttgagttcattagtacattgaaaatttcagaaaaattttcccgattttttttttttttttattgatttttctactgttaatttattggggactttgtccccatattataattttcaagacgtcataattatttggactatataAGAACATGATGTGGGAATAAGGTTACTGTCAAAATGAATGTCATTAACGCTTAAATCATTGAATGGGGAAAAAATTGCGAGATGATCATGATGTTTCTGTTGCATAGtgataaaatgtatttttcttgaCGACGATAAGAATAATAGACTGATTTCGACaaatcatgttaattttttttccagaaaaaagTGGTTACAGATAATTCTAAGACTTGATGAATTACAAGTATGATATTTTGTCAAAGAACTAAAAACCTTTAACCAATTATTTGACTCTAGACTAGTGGATCTAATTGGGGTCTAAGCTTGATGCGGGATTGCCCATTTTTTTTGTAGgcgtgacatgtgaaagtcaaattattgtgctgtgaaaacaggaaatgaagtctagcgggacacagaaaattaccaaaaaaaaaattgtttgcgtACATAGTGTAAGGGGGATATAATGGGAATCTGACCAaaagtaagcgggatccggggtCAGAACTCAATGAGACCCACACTCTACAATAGCAGAAAATGGCTTTTTTAAGCCTGATGGTTAAGGTTAAGGGCATCCTACTGTCAGAAATGCTTGTACCGTCAgtcttgaattggtaattttctgCTTCTAATAATTTTTACAAGATTCATCAATGTTCTCAAATATTAATCTGTTGTACTGTTTacattggtaaaaaaaatgttaaacatacatgtatgttaagtgatgtgtttattttgttattgttatgcAACAAAATTACCTTCAAACATGCCAAATGTTGCATGTCTTTCGGCAAGATTATACTtattaaccatttttcataatgAAAGTACTCCTATTATTAAAAGGTcttcttgatcatgttgatagatccaaattaaatgtaaattttttCCATACAtgataaattaatattaattcaacatgttcaatgaatttgaaaatagttgaaaacaaaaaattaccATGTTTTTTATTGATGAAGAACAGCCAGGAAAATTGTAGACGTCATAATATTATGGTTAtttaataaataagaaataattcatgggggcttgaatatatcgtgattttaccacaggTTGTCCCTTCATCGTTCATGACAAATATTTAACCTTGAGctatagcgaggggtaaaatattgGCATAAAGGGataacccgtggtaaaatcacgatatattcaagcccccattttttatttagattctaataggacaaatacggcaattgtTTTAGATCTAAGCGCTCTAGGTGAAGGGATCATTTGCTGTTCTCATAAATtaacgcactattaaattgacgtaaaagaacAAAGCAAACTGAATAAGTGGCAGctaaaactatttacaataacatgTTTAGATGGTTTTGAGGAATTTAAATGATaagtatttatatgttttatatgtatacaaaACATGGCTTACCgtatataacacattttagcatcgtttaTTTGTGTTTCCTCATGTTCCTTGTGATGATATTTTGGTTTTAcaaagcgtgtattttcccgttaaatgcttatattctgacgttatcattctatgacgtccagtagctcattcataaaaaaagcaTATGATGCGGCAGTACGATGGGAACAGcccaaacaatatatattcatattttaccacaggTGTGTACTCAAACATTTTGTCAAAGCGTTTGAAGGTCCGACATCATGTTAGAATAATTCATAGCAATATTAGGGGCCtttaaaattgatatgaaatAGAAAGGAAAATCAaagatacaatgtacatgtacaatgtacaaaatcattgaaaaaacaacaaagaaataaacaaaatgataaaagtaaaaagatataaattttatagaaaacaaaatatgaatattacATGTATCTCCCCTTTTCATTAATATGACCAAGTGTTAGAATCGAGGAATTATTTAGCATACGGGACTGCCAATTTATTGTATAAGGGTATaaatgacatgtacatgtacactgtaaTTTGACTGTGATGATGTGAAacttttttcatttccttttgttTTTACAGGATTGGAGGAGCGTTAGGTGGTCTGGCAAGTTGGTCACGGTTGACTGGATCAGCAGATGACGATTGGATAGATAGAATCAACCACATATGGAGTGTCGTCCTTCTGACAGTTTTTACTATTATTGTCAGTTCAGCACAGTATGTTGGTGATCCGATCCATTGTTGGATGCCAGGGGAGTTTTCATTTGCCCGTATAGCATACGCCAAATCTACCTGCTGGGTTTCAAATACTTATTACATTCCGATGGATGATACGATTCCAGAACATATCGAAATGAGACAGAATAAAGAGATTACATATTATCAGTGGATACCCATAATCCTCATGTTCATGGCTTTCCTGTTTAAAGTACCGAACATTGCATGGCGTCTGCTTAACGGTTATTCAGGCATTGATATGAATAAGATTGTCAGTATGTCAAATGCTTCGTTAATGTCTACTCCTGATGATCGGACAAAAAATATTTCTCAAATTGCGAAGTACCTTCATCGATGGATAGAATGTCAACAAGATTACCATAGCAACATTTTAGTTCGTATGCGACATAGATTTTCTAATATCTTTTGTTTCTGCTATGGTAAGCGTGACGGAACATTTTTAACTGGGTACTACCTTTTCATTAAATTGTTGTATTGCGCCAATGTTGTCGGACAATTCTTTCTTCTCAATGCCTTCATGGCTATGGACTATAACGTTTTCGGCTTTGAAGTTTTAGATTATTTGTTAAGTAATGAGGAATGGAAAGAATCTCCAAGATTTCCACGAGTAACTTTATGTGACTTCCAGATTCGGCAGTTAAACAATGTGCAAAGGTACACAATTCAATGTGTTCTGCCGATAAATCTTTTCAAcgagaaaattttcatttttatatggtTTTGGTTGTTTCTGGTTTCTGTTTTGACATTCATCAACTATTTTTCTTGGGTTTTCTATTGTACTTTCAAAGAAAAAAAGCTacagtttgttaaaaaatatttgaaaatggaaCATGAAATTAGAACTGGTATGGACAAAAAACTTGCTAGGAAATTCGTGGAGACTTATTTACGTGATGATGGTGTTTTCATTTTACGAGTCGTCGGGAAGAATTCTTCGGACATGGTTCTGACAGATCTGGTGGTGAATTTATGGAAAATATTCAAAGATACTTATGTGCCAAGCAAGCAAAGCAACAGGTCACCAGGAAGCGATGATACTGATTATTTCCGGTTGAATGGTGGCGACACGACTAAAGAGAATTATGTCTAAACATAtcattacaaatgtataacaaacaatatttgttttccaaCAGATTTTAGAATATGTCCTACtagtttttaatgatattttgaaCAATGATTTGCTTGGAATTTTTctcccagaaaataaaattattgtgataactaaaatattaaaaaatatcttttaatctgtacatgtataacaatgttttacatttgtatcaATTTGAAGTAAAAGGGTATTTAAAGatcaaaaatcttttttaaatcattttgatttttgacattttggattTTGAGTTTTTTTAGGAGATTAAAAAGGTTCAGTGAACAattttaaagaattcaaatattttggGAATTTAAGCTACTTCATAGTCTACTTTAGTATCCTTGTTGGTTTTTTTGGGGGTGGGGGACATGTAGATAGAGGGCATGTCACATGTGgcaatttttaaaaagatttttttttatttaaaaaagtcaaaaaagCAACACTTTCATTACATGTAAAAGCCCCCCTTTTCAATGTTTCCACTCGTTAACTTGAAAACGGTATTTACACATTGCCAGTTACATGTAGCATGGTTAAGTCAAGATGTACAAGGCTGACTTGGCCTAAAGGCAGCtgaaaatatattacagtaaCTATGGTAACAAAAACTAACAATGGTGAGTCACCTTTAAAAGTGAAGTCAGAAAGAATCTATTTAATATGTGTAGTGAAGGTAAAATCTAGTCTGACAATAAATcataaatcttgatttatttttaattttcaataattaaattACAAGATGTGTATGTTGTGATTTAAGTTAGAGGTCAAAGACCATGATATATTAGCTATAAATGTTCATATTAATAATTTAAGTTGCAAGATGTTATGATTTTGTCTTTTGTGTTGTGAGAAATTTTAGTCAGACTATAAGTTCTTGTCGTTAATTATAACATGTAGATAtttatttgattgtttgttttgcatgttttaggttttttttcgttggttcagtttttttgtgattttactttttacatgttgttctgttgttttttttattcaggaaGGATATtgttagaatttttatttttatcatgtttatatttttgtgatcTCATACATGTACTCATAATACAATTTACTGTAGTATACATTTGcatataacattcatgaataCAAGTAGTATTGCTACACCATTGAAAGTATCCCATATAAACAGTATTGGATTCAAGGGTGTTcctctgtctgtcccgcttcaggttaaagtttttgatgaagttgaagtctggacaatcaacttgaaacttagtacacatgttccctatgatatgatctttctaattataatgccaAGTTAGaggttttaccccaattttacggtccactgaagatagaaaatgatagtgcggatggggcatccctgtactggggacacattcttgttaaatttTTATTAGAAACTA
Protein-coding sequences here:
- the LOC143050994 gene encoding innexin unc-9-like; translated protein: MIGGALGGLASWSRLTGSADDDWIDRINHIWSVVLLTVFTIIVSSAQYVGDPIHCWMPGEFSFARIAYAKSTCWVSNTYYIPMDDTIPEHIEMRQNKEITYYQWIPIILMFMAFLFKVPNIAWRLLNGYSGIDMNKIVSMSNASLMSTPDDRTKNISQIAKYLHRWIECQQDYHSNILVRMRHRFSNIFCFCYGKRDGTFLTGYYLFIKLLYCANVVGQFFLLNAFMAMDYNVFGFEVLDYLLSNEEWKESPRFPRVTLCDFQIRQLNNVQRYTIQCVLPINLFNEKIFIFIWFWLFLVSVLTFINYFSWVFYCTFKEKKLQFVKKYLKMEHEIRTGMDKKLARKFVETYLRDDGVFILRVVGKNSSDMVLTDLVVNLWKIFKDTYVPSKQSNRSPGSDDTDYFRLNGGDTTKENYV